The following proteins come from a genomic window of Lolium rigidum isolate FL_2022 chromosome 5, APGP_CSIRO_Lrig_0.1, whole genome shotgun sequence:
- the LOC124657801 gene encoding probable staphylococcal-like nuclease CAN2, protein MSEAYRTTAPSPRTAAEAAQLVATALNWIPRVDLEGIFEFYNFPTSSLPAASSNHLLTSLPAGVQFVLNTLPVNVNCIGDGDGFTAYIAIRDDPRELANVPQEVYEMLTARTKARIRRDYWSADTLRSTLEKSGYKIIICSGNEILARKYRIRLRGVDAPELKMPYGKESKNALVKLIGGKSTKIYVYGQDQFERYVGDIYCDTLFIQEEMLRNGHAWHFKNYDRRPEFSAWERKARAARKGLWASRNPEKPWHWRRDERNERHGTIEWETLFAKVIACFVAVAERLFMGGILLARRNLLKLAILLGLMELVIIFMEQ, encoded by the exons ATGTCAGAGGCATATAGGACTACGGCACCCTCACCAAGAACAGCTGCAGAGGCTGCCCAGCTAGTTGCAACAGCTCTAAACTGGATCCCAAGAGTTGATTTGGAG GGTATTTTTGAGTTCTACAACTTCCCGACCTCATCACTCCCTGCAGCATCCTCAAACCACCTCTTGACATCACTACCAGCGGGCGTACAGTTTGTGCTGAACACTTTGCCG GTTAATGTGAACTGCATTGGAGATGGTGATGGCTTTACTGCTTATATTGCCATAAGGGATGATCCCAGGGAGTTGGCGAATGTGCCGCAAGAAGTGTATGAGATGTTGACTGCAAGGACTAAAGCACGCATCCGTAGGGATTACTGGAGTGCTGATACCCTTCGAAGTACACTCGAAAAATCTGGATACAA GATAATAATCTGTTCAGGCAATGAGATCCTTGCAAGGAAATATCGAATCAGATTGA GGGGGGTAGATGCTCCGGAGCTTAAGATGCCGTATGGGAAGGAGTCAAAGAATGCTTTGGTGAAGCTCATTGGTGGGAAAAGCACCAAGATTTATGTGTATGGGCAGGACCAATTTGAGCGCTATGTTGGCGACATCTATTGCGACACTTTGTTCATCCAG GAGGAGATGCTGAGGAATGGTCACGCTTGGCATTTCAAGAATTATGACAGACGCCCAGAGTTTTCTGCA TGGGAGAGAAAGGCAAGAGCTGCACGCAAAGGGCTTTGGGCGTCAAGGAACCCCGAGAAGCCGTGGCACTGGAGAAGAGACGAGCGCAATGAAAGACACGGCACCATTGAG TGGGAAACATTGTTCGCCAAGGTCATTGCTTGCTTCGTTGCGGTAGCGGAAAGATTATTTATGGGAGGCATACTCCTTGCACGAAGAAATTTGCTG AAATTGGCAATCCTCTTGGGCCTTATGGAATTGGTGATCATATTTATGGAGCAATAA
- the LOC124657937 gene encoding putative pentatricopeptide repeat-containing protein At1g77010, mitochondrial: MAVAVDVRGYIQLLRSCSAVAGQQLHQALLKSGHVPSSLPPSNSVLLMYARCSPAHRRDARRLFDEMPGRNCFSYNSLVTAHLNSRDHHAALTLFRSMPERNNFSWNTVITGMVSAGDLDTARALLEEMPVKDAVACNAVLHRYVRSGRMDEAFALVRAIGLECGTAAASPCNDPFVLATVIGACADRMKYDFGRQAHGRMVVAKVELDSVLTCTLVDMYCKCGDLDSARRVFDGLAQIDEFSVSALVYGYASRGQLDEALRIFYRVENLNILLWNSVISGCAFACLGDDAFALFVRMMLSDVLPDSSTFASVLNVCAFSVMLKPGIQIHGCGLKSGTVNDMIAASALIDFYSKCSLWEDACRAFSELRFYDTVVLNSMITVYSNCGRIEEAKRVFYRITSKSVISWNSMVVGLSQNGHAIDAMELFCEMHRLGVRLDKVAIASALSASSNICSISFGEQIFSLATVRGLQCDNVVAASLIDLYCKCGNLASGCKVFDGIDKSDEVLWNSMLIGYASNGHGHKALELLELMKVRGIRPTERTFVGVLSACCHSGLVEEGLTWFKQMQEDFCVSPSAEHYACVTDLLVRAGRLDEAVEFIENMPFKADPISWTTIVSGCKAQGNEALTHKMAKRLTEMGKSESPHSSLYVQLSSVLAAQGDWVKSEEMRGLMRERRIAKKPGYSWIDS; this comes from the coding sequence ATggccgtcgccgtcgacgtcCGCGGCTACATCCAGCTCCTCCGCTCCTGCAGCGCCGTGGCCGGCCAGCAGCTGCACCAGGCCCTCCTCAAGTCGGGCCACGTCCCGTCCTCCCTCCCGCCATCCAACTCGGTCCTCCTCATGTACGCGCGCTGCTCCCCTGCCCACCGCCGCGACGCACGGCGCCTATTCGACGAAATGCCAGGCAGGAACTGCTTCTCCTACAACTCCCTCGTCACCGCCCACCTCAACTCCCGGGACCACCATGCGGCGCTCACGCTCTTTCGCTCCATGCCCGAAAGGAACAACTTCTCATGGAACACCGTGATCACCGGCATGGTCTCCGCCGGCGACCTCGACACGGCCCGTGCCCTGCTGGAAGAGATGCCCGTCAAGGACGCCGTGGCTTGCAATGCCGTGTTGCATAGGTATGTCCGGAGCGGGCGCATGGACGAGGCGTTTGCTCTGGTCAGAGCGATTGGTTTGGAATGCGGCACCGCGGCAGCCTCGCCGTGCAATGATCCATTTGTGCTTGCCACTGTTATCGGTGCTTGCGCTGACCGGATGAAGTATGATTTTGGGAGACAAGCACATGGTCGGATGGTGGTTGCCAAGGTCGAACTGGATTCAGTGCTGACTTGCACATTGGTTGACATGTACTGCAAGTGTGGCGATCTGGATTCTGCTCGCCGTGTATTTGATGGTTTGGCACAGATTGACGAGTTCTCAGTTTCTGCCCTGGTCTATGGCTATGCTTCACGTGGACAGTTAGATGAGGCGTTACGTATTTTTTACAGGGTGGAGAACCTTAACATTCTGTTGTGGAATTCTGTCATCAGTGGGTGCGCATTTGCCTGCCTTGGAGATGATGCTTTTGCTCTTTTTGTAAGGATGATGCTGTCAGATGTGTTGCCCGATTCTTCAACTTTTGCCAGCGTTCTGAATGTCTGTGCTTTTTCGGTCATGCTCAAGCCTGGGATTCAGATACATGGGTGTGGTCTCAAGAGTGGGACTGTCAATGACATGATAGCAGCAAGCGCTCTCATTGACTTCTACTCAAAATGCAGCCTCTGGGAGGATGCCTGCCGAGCTTTCAGTGAGCTTAGGTTTTATGACACCGTTGTGCTCAATTCAATGATCACCGTATACTCAAACTGCGGGCGGATAGAAGAGGCGAAAAGAGTTTTTTACAGGATTACTAGCAAGAGTGTCATATCATGGAATTCTATGGTTGTCGGGTTGAGCCAGAATGGGCATGCAATCGATGCCATGGAGCTGTTTTGTGAGATGCATCGCCTTGGTGTGAGACTTGACAAGGTTGCTATAGCAAGTGCTCTGAGTGCATCAAGTAACATTTGCTCCATAAGTTTTGGGGAGCAGATCTTTTCTCTTGCCACCGTTCGTGGCTTGCAGTGTGACAATGTTGTAGCCGCTTCACTCATTGATCTGTACTGCAAATGTGGCAACTTGGCCAGTGGGTGCAAGGTTTTCGATGGAATAGACAAGTCTGATGAAGTCCTCTGGAACTCAATGCTAATTGGTTATGCTTCCAATGGGCATGGACATAAGGCACTGGAACTCTTGGAGTTGATGAAAGTTAGGGGTATAAGACCAACCGAACGGACATTTGTTGGTGTCCTTTCTGCGTGCTGCCATTCTGGACTTGTGGAAGAAGGACTGACATGGTTTAAGCAAATGCAGGAAGATTTCTGCGTGTCTCCATCAGCTGAGCATTATGCATGTGTGACTGACCTGTTAGTCCGTGCAGGTCGGTTAGATGAAGCAGTTGAGTTCATAGAGAATATGCCCTTTAAAGCTGATCCAATAAGTTGGACTACTATTGTTAGTGGATGCAAAGCTCAGGGCAATGAGGCTCTAACTCATAAGATGGCAAAGAGGCTGACGGAGATGGGGAAATCAGAGTCACCACATTCCAGTCTGTATGTGCAGCTGTCCAGTGTGCTTGCTGCTCAGGGGGATTGGGTCAAATCAGAAGAAATGAGGGGTTTGATGCGTGAGAGAAGAATCGCGAAGAAACCTGGTTACAGTTGGATTGACAGTTAG